In the genome of Pelagibacterium nitratireducens, one region contains:
- the rpoB gene encoding DNA-directed RNA polymerase subunit beta yields MATTFNGRRKVRKSFGSIREVTEMPNLIEVQKASYDQFLMVDEPEGGRADEGLQSVFRSVFPITDFSNTASLEFVRFEFEQPKYDVEECRQRDMTFAAPLKVTLRLIVFEVDEDTGARSVKDIKEQDVYMGDMPFMTSNGTFIVNGTERVIVSQMHRSPGVFFDHDKGKTHSSGKLLFAARIIPYRGSWLDIEFDAKDIVYARIDRRRKIPVTSLLKALGLDAEEILDTYYGIQTYTKSEKGWNKPFDVEKMKGTKPVYDLIDAKTGDVVHEGGARLTARAAKKILDSGVTHLLATDEDVYGMYLARDIVDLSNGEIFAEAGDEIDEKVLATLVDKGFDELPILDIDHVNVGAYIRNTLAVDKNESREDALFDIYRVMRPGEPPTIDTAEAMFNSLFFDSERYDLSAVGRVKMNMRLDLDAPDTMRVLRKEDIVAVVRTLVELRDGKGDIDDIDNLGNRRVRSVGELMENHYRLGLLRMERAIKERMSSVEIDTVMPQDLINAKPAAAAVREFFGSSQLSQFMDQTNPLSEITHKRRLSALGPGGLTRERAGFEVRDVHVTHYGRICPIETPEGPNIGLINSLATFARVNKYGFIETPYRKVVDGKVTDEVVYLSAMEEAKHHVAQANATLSDSGEFVNELVVARHAGEPSLTPREQVDLMDVSPKQVVSVAASLIPFLENDDANRALMGSNMQRQAVPLLRAEAPFVGTGMESVVARDSGAAIGALRTGIVDQVDATRIVIRATEENDASKSGVDIYNLMKFQRSNQSTCINQRPLVVVGDHVQAGDIIADGPSTELGDLALGRNVLVAFMPWNGYNFEDSILLSEKIVQDDVFTSIHIEEYEVMARDTKLGPEEITRDIPNVSEEALKNLDEAGIVHIGAEVQAGDILVGKITPKGESPMTPEEKLLRAIFGEKASDVRDTSLRIPPGDAGIVVEVRVFNRHGIDKDERAMAIEREEIERLAKDRDDEQSILDRNVYARLKEMLFGRAATTGPKGYVAGTKLNDSIFDAHARSKWWQFAVEDDKLMSEIESLQGQYDESRRLLEQRFIDKVDKLQRGDELPPGVMKMVKVFVATKRKVQSGDKMAGRHGNKGVISRIMPVEDMPFLEDGTHVDIVLNPLGVPSRMNVGQILETHLGWAARGMGRKIDAMMDAYRQSKDVAPLKKEISGLYEGDDYVGDLDDDGIVRLGQQLSKGVSIATPVFDGAKEADIVTMLERAGLDGSGQSTLYDGRTGEEFDRKVTVGYIYMLKLHHLVDDKIHARSIGPYSLVTQQPLGGKAQFGGQRFGEMEVWALEAYGAAYTLQEMLTVKSDDVAGRTKVYEAIVRGDDTFEAGIPESFNVLVKEIRSLGLNVELTDIEADNDEAGGDPELAPPADAAE; encoded by the coding sequence ATGGCTACCACGTTCAACGGGCGCCGCAAGGTGCGCAAGTCCTTTGGGTCAATTCGTGAAGTCACGGAGATGCCGAACCTGATCGAGGTGCAAAAGGCATCTTACGATCAGTTCCTGATGGTTGATGAACCTGAGGGCGGACGGGCCGACGAAGGCCTGCAGTCGGTCTTCCGGTCGGTTTTCCCGATCACCGATTTTTCCAATACCGCGTCTCTCGAATTCGTTCGGTTCGAATTCGAGCAGCCCAAATACGATGTCGAGGAATGCCGCCAGCGCGACATGACCTTTGCCGCGCCGCTCAAGGTGACGCTGCGGCTGATTGTGTTCGAGGTCGATGAAGACACCGGCGCGCGCTCGGTCAAGGACATCAAAGAGCAGGACGTCTATATGGGCGATATGCCCTTCATGACGTCGAACGGCACGTTTATTGTCAACGGCACCGAGCGCGTCATCGTTTCCCAGATGCACCGTTCGCCCGGCGTTTTCTTCGATCACGACAAGGGCAAGACCCATTCGTCGGGCAAGCTCTTGTTTGCCGCGCGTATCATTCCCTATCGCGGGAGCTGGCTCGATATCGAATTCGACGCCAAGGACATCGTCTATGCGCGTATCGACCGCCGCCGCAAGATTCCGGTGACGTCGCTGCTCAAGGCCCTGGGCCTTGATGCGGAAGAAATCCTCGATACCTATTACGGCATCCAGACCTACACAAAGAGTGAGAAGGGCTGGAACAAGCCGTTCGACGTCGAAAAGATGAAGGGCACAAAGCCCGTTTACGATCTGATCGACGCCAAGACCGGTGACGTGGTTCACGAAGGCGGAGCGCGCCTGACGGCACGCGCTGCCAAGAAGATTCTTGATTCTGGCGTGACTCATCTGCTGGCCACCGATGAAGACGTCTACGGCATGTACCTGGCCCGCGATATCGTCGACCTTTCCAATGGCGAAATCTTTGCCGAGGCTGGCGACGAAATCGACGAGAAGGTACTGGCTACGCTGGTCGATAAGGGCTTTGACGAACTGCCGATCCTCGATATCGATCACGTCAATGTTGGCGCCTATATCCGCAACACGCTCGCCGTGGACAAGAACGAAAGCCGTGAAGACGCGCTGTTCGACATCTACCGCGTGATGCGTCCCGGTGAGCCGCCCACCATCGATACCGCAGAAGCCATGTTCAATTCGCTGTTCTTTGACAGCGAGCGTTATGACCTTTCCGCGGTTGGCCGCGTGAAGATGAACATGCGTCTCGATCTCGATGCACCCGACACCATGCGTGTCCTGCGCAAGGAAGACATCGTGGCGGTCGTCCGTACGCTGGTCGAACTGCGTGACGGCAAGGGCGATATCGACGACATCGACAACCTCGGCAACCGCCGTGTGCGTTCGGTCGGCGAGTTGATGGAAAACCATTATCGCCTTGGCTTGCTGCGCATGGAGCGCGCCATCAAGGAGCGCATGAGCTCGGTCGAGATCGATACTGTGATGCCCCAGGATCTCATCAACGCCAAGCCGGCAGCGGCCGCGGTGCGCGAGTTCTTCGGTTCGTCCCAGCTCAGCCAGTTCATGGATCAGACCAACCCGCTTTCGGAAATCACCCACAAGCGCCGTCTTTCGGCGCTTGGGCCGGGCGGCCTGACGCGCGAACGCGCCGGCTTTGAAGTCCGCGATGTTCACGTGACCCATTATGGCCGTATCTGCCCGATCGAGACGCCGGAAGGCCCCAACATCGGTCTTATCAACTCGCTGGCGACCTTTGCGCGTGTCAACAAGTACGGGTTCATCGAGACCCCGTACCGCAAGGTCGTGGACGGAAAGGTGACCGACGAAGTCGTCTACCTCTCGGCAATGGAAGAGGCCAAGCATCACGTCGCACAGGCCAATGCCACGCTGAGCGACAGCGGCGAGTTCGTCAACGAACTGGTCGTGGCCCGTCACGCCGGTGAGCCCTCGCTCACCCCGCGCGAGCAGGTCGACCTGATGGACGTTTCGCCCAAGCAGGTGGTCTCGGTTGCCGCATCGCTCATTCCGTTCCTGGAAAACGACGACGCCAACCGCGCTCTGATGGGCTCGAACATGCAACGTCAGGCTGTACCGCTTCTGCGTGCTGAAGCCCCGTTCGTGGGCACTGGCATGGAATCGGTTGTGGCGCGTGACTCGGGCGCCGCGATTGGCGCCTTGCGTACCGGTATTGTCGATCAGGTGGATGCGACCCGTATCGTTATTCGCGCGACCGAAGAAAACGATGCCTCCAAGTCGGGCGTCGACATCTACAATTTGATGAAGTTCCAGCGTTCGAACCAGTCGACCTGCATCAACCAGCGGCCGCTGGTCGTCGTGGGCGATCATGTTCAGGCCGGCGACATCATTGCCGATGGTCCTTCGACCGAGTTGGGCGATCTAGCCCTGGGCCGTAACGTGCTCGTCGCGTTCATGCCCTGGAACGGCTATAACTTCGAAGATTCGATCCTGCTGTCGGAAAAGATCGTTCAGGACGACGTCTTCACCTCGATCCACATCGAGGAATATGAAGTGATGGCCCGTGACACCAAGCTCGGACCGGAAGAAATCACTCGCGATATTCCCAACGTTTCGGAAGAAGCGCTCAAGAATCTCGACGAGGCCGGGATCGTTCACATCGGTGCCGAGGTGCAGGCTGGCGATATTCTGGTGGGCAAGATCACGCCCAAGGGCGAAAGCCCGATGACACCGGAAGAAAAGCTTCTGCGTGCCATCTTCGGTGAAAAGGCTTCCGACGTCCGCGACACCTCGCTGCGCATCCCTCCCGGGGATGCCGGTATCGTGGTGGAAGTGCGGGTGTTTAACCGTCACGGCATCGACAAGGACGAACGTGCCATGGCGATCGAGCGTGAGGAAATCGAACGCCTTGCCAAGGACCGTGACGACGAACAGTCCATCCTGGACCGTAACGTCTATGCACGTCTCAAGGAGATGTTGTTCGGCCGGGCCGCAACGACCGGGCCCAAGGGCTATGTCGCCGGCACCAAGCTCAACGACTCCATCTTTGATGCCCATGCACGGTCCAAGTGGTGGCAGTTTGCCGTCGAAGACGACAAGCTGATGAGCGAGATCGAATCCCTGCAGGGCCAGTACGACGAGAGCCGTCGCCTGCTCGAGCAGCGGTTCATCGACAAGGTCGATAAGCTCCAGCGCGGTGACGAGTTGCCGCCAGGCGTGATGAAGATGGTTAAAGTGTTCGTCGCGACCAAGCGCAAGGTGCAGTCGGGCGACAAGATGGCCGGACGTCACGGCAACAAGGGCGTTATCTCGCGCATCATGCCGGTCGAGGACATGCCGTTCCTCGAAGACGGTACGCATGTCGACATCGTGCTCAATCCGCTGGGCGTGCCTTCGCGCATGAATGTGGGGCAGATCCTCGAGACCCATCTTGGCTGGGCGGCTCGCGGAATGGGCCGCAAGATCGATGCGATGATGGACGCCTATCGTCAGTCCAAGGACGTCGCGCCGCTTAAGAAGGAAATCAGCGGGCTTTACGAGGGCGACGACTATGTCGGCGATCTCGACGACGACGGCATCGTCCGTCTGGGCCAGCAGCTTTCCAAGGGCGTTTCCATTGCGACCCCCGTGTTCGACGGGGCCAAGGAAGCCGATATCGTTACCATGCTCGAAAGGGCAGGGCTCGACGGTTCGGGTCAATCGACGCTCTATGACGGCCGTACCGGTGAAGAGTTCGACCGCAAGGTGACCGTGGGCTACATCTACATGCTCAAGCTGCACCACCTTGTGGACGACAAGATCCACGCCCGTTCGATCGGTCCATACAGCCTGGTTACCCAGCAGCCGCTCGGTGGCAAGGCCCAGTTCGGCGGACAGCGGTTCGGCGAGATGGAAGTGTGGGCGCTCGAAGCTTACGGCGCTGCGTACACCTTGCAGGAAATGCTGACCGTCAAGTCGGACGACGTTGCCGGCCGGACCAAGGTTTACGAAGCCATCGTGCGTGGTGATGACACCTTCGAGGCGGGGATCCCCGAGAGCTTTAACGTTCTCGTCAAGGAAATCCGCTCGCTCGGCCTCAATGTCGAATTGACCGATATCGAAGCGGACAATGACGAGGCCGGTGGCGATCCCGAACTCGCACCTCCTGCGGACGCGGCGGAATAA